Below is a window of Parafrankia irregularis DNA.
GGCGGCGGAATGGTCGGTGACGCCGCCGCGGTCGGGCCGCGGGTCGACTGCGGGCTCGGCCAGATCTCCGGCTACACCGTCTCCCCGGAGGCCATCAGGGCACCGCTTCAGGTCGTGCCGATTCCGGCACCCTTCGACCAGTACCCGATCGGGGCCTACCGGCAGCTCGTGAAGCGCTATCCCGACGCGGCCGACCATCTCGGTGTGGCGGGGAACAACCTCGCGACCCTGCGCCCGCAGGGCCTGCGCCTACGGGAGGCGCTCACCACCAACGGTTTCGGGGTGAGCTCCTACCAGGAATGGCCCCCGCTGGTGGCGAACTACCGGCCGTACATGGAGGAGATGCGGGCCAAGGGAACCCGGGGGCTGGAGGCGATCGCCCTGCAGGACCTCACCGCGCCGCTGACCGCGATCAACAACATCGGGTGGAAGCCGGACTTCGTCGTCATCGCGCACCAGCTGTACGACCCGGGCACGATCAAGGCGGTGACCACGGCGAACTTCTCCAACGTCTACCTCACGCTCGACCACGTTCCGTTCGAGCTCGCCGACACGGTGCCCGCGGTGAAGGAGGCCGTGACGATTCTGCGGGACACCCACCCGGAGGCGAAGCTCACCGACTTCACCGCCATCGGCTTCAACGCCTGGCTGCTGTGGGCGAAGGCGGCGACCGAATGCGGGGCGGACCTGACCACCGCCTGCGTGCTGGAGAAGGCCGGCGCGACGAAGCAGTGGTCGGCCGGCGGCCTCTATCCCGCGCACGACATCGCCCCCGGCGGGAAGGGCGATCTCAGCACCTGCGTCCTGCTCATGAAGGTCACCCCCGACGGTTTCGTCTACGACCGCGAGCTCACCCAGCCGAACAACGGCATCTTCAACTGCGATCCGTCCAATGTGGCCAGGCTGACGAACACCTTCGAATAGCGGCCCGAATCCGCCCCGACCCGGCCTCGATCCTGATCCGATCCCGACGATCCGCCACCCGAATCGAATTCCATCCGCCAGGAACGTCGAAAGGGATGCTGTGAGCACCGGGGTCAACTTCGCGGACATGATCGAGCTCATCGCGGACACGGTGCCGGGCCGGCCGGCCATCGTCGCCGGATCGTCCCGACTGACCTACGCCGAGCTGGACGCCCGTGCCGACCGCGCCGCGCGGCTGCTTCGGGACGCCGGAGTCCAGCCCGGCGAGCACGTCGGCATCTACGCGGTGAACCGGATCGAATGGGTCGAGGCGATGATCGGCTGCCTCAAGCTGCGGGCCACCCCGGTGAACATCAACTACCGGTATGTCGCGGCGGAGCTGCGGTATCTGATCGACAACGCCGACCTGCGCACGATCGTCGTCGAACGGCGCTACCTGCCCACCCTCACCACGGCGCTGGCGGACGTCTCACCGGTACGCGCCGTCGTCGTCCTCGAGGACGGGTCCCCGCTCGCGGCCGACGTCCAGGCCGACGTCCAGGCCGACGGCGGGAGCGGCGCCGAGGCCCGGACCGGCGGCGCGGCCGGGAGTCAGGCGACGTCGTGGCGAACGGTCGGATTCGAGGAGCCGACAGCCGATCCGGCGACCGATCCGCGACCGGTGCGGATCCCCCGCGACGGTGATGATCACTACATCATCTACACGGGCGGTACGACAGGACTGCCCAAGGGGGTGGTGTGGCGGTCCGCCGACCTGTTCCGGGCGGCGATCGCCCGCCCCCTGCCGGACGGCCGGATCCCGACGGGCATCACCGACTTCGTCGAGCACGCGGCGAACCCGCCGCTGAACTACTTCACCCTGGCGCCGCTCATGCACGGGGCCGCCCAGCTCGGCGTGCTCATCGCGATCGCCACTGCGGGCACCACCGTGCTGTGGACGGGCCGCAGCTTCGACGCGCCCGCGATCTGGGATCTCGCCGCCGCCGAGCGGGCGACGTCGATGACCGTGGTCGGCGACGCGATGGCGCTCCCACTGGTCGACGCGCTGGAGGCACGGCCCGGC
It encodes the following:
- a CDS encoding ABC transporter substrate-binding protein — its product is MPALTVAMAVSVALTACTRSADERETGGSEPAVTAAGASPATAAAGDFGDLRGVCGPGPASGGGGSNGSGGGAAGGASVRGVTDSEITIGTTADVGSNITPGLGQEFFDVGDAFVAWCNKAGGINGRKLRLIKHDAKLSEAAAQMIQACQTDFMIVGGGMVGDAAAVGPRVDCGLGQISGYTVSPEAIRAPLQVVPIPAPFDQYPIGAYRQLVKRYPDAADHLGVAGNNLATLRPQGLRLREALTTNGFGVSSYQEWPPLVANYRPYMEEMRAKGTRGLEAIALQDLTAPLTAINNIGWKPDFVVIAHQLYDPGTIKAVTTANFSNVYLTLDHVPFELADTVPAVKEAVTILRDTHPEAKLTDFTAIGFNAWLLWAKAATECGADLTTACVLEKAGATKQWSAGGLYPAHDIAPGGKGDLSTCVLLMKVTPDGFVYDRELTQPNNGIFNCDPSNVARLTNTFE